The proteins below are encoded in one region of Hordeum vulgare subsp. vulgare chromosome 3H, MorexV3_pseudomolecules_assembly, whole genome shotgun sequence:
- the LOC123445573 gene encoding serine/arginine-rich splicing factor SR45 isoform X3: MAKPRRGRSGSRSSSGSSSRSASSGSSRSRSRSRSRSLSSSSSSPARTRGRSPPAAKRSSPGAKKGRSPSPPLKKGSPSRKGRSASPPPKKASPPRKASPPPQSVVLHVDHLSRNVNEAHLKEIFGSYGEVVNVELSMDKFVNLPRGYGYIEFKKRTDAEKALLYMDGGQIDGNVVKLKFTLPPRQKASSPLKPPPPPPRRDAPQNDKVAIGAEKDAQQRPGGSSPRKKPPSPPRKRSPPNRRAESPRRPPNPSPRRRADSPIRRRPDLSPVRRGDRRPGSPIRRRSPSPRRHRSPMRRGRGSLSPRRRSPGPPRRSPGPPRRRSPPPRRLRSPPRRPPPPPPRRHSRSPPPRRPLHSRSRSISPRSRGRGPPLRRGRSDSSYSASPSPPRKGPRRVSRSRSPRRPPRGRSGSSDSGSSSSSPTPRRR, from the exons ATGGCGAAGCCCCGCCGCGGCCGCTCAGGctcgcggtcctcgtcgggctcctcctcccgctccgcctcctcgggctcctcccgctCGCGCTCGcgctcccgctcccgctccctctcctcctcctcgtcctcgcccGCCCGCACCCGGGGCCGCTCCCCTCCCGCCGCCAAGCGCAG TTCACCTGGAGCAAAGAAAGGGCGATCACCTTCACCCCCTCTCAAAAAAGGGTCACCATCAAGGAAAGGCCGCTCAGCATCTCCCCCACCGAAGAAAGCTTCACCTCCTAG GAAAGCATCTCCCCCTCCTCAGTCGGTTGTTCTACACGTTGATCATCTATCCAGAAATGTGAATGAGGCTCATTTGAAGGAGATATTTG GAAGTTATGGCGAAGTGGTGAATGTGGAGCTATCAATGGACAAATTT gttaaTCTCCCTCGTGGGTATGGATACATCGAGTTCAAGAAGAGGACTGATGCTGAGAAGGCTCTTCTTTACATGGATGGT GGGCAAATTGATGGAAATGTTGTCAAGCTGAAGTTCACACTGCCACCACGCCAAAAGGCTTCTTCACCTTTaaagccacctcctcctccccccagaAGAGATGCTCCTCAGAATGATAAAGTTGCTATTGGTGCTGAAAAGGATGCGCAGCAGCGCCCTGGGGGAT CATCTCCACGAAAGAAGCCACCTTCTCCTCCGCGAAAGAGGTCTCCTCCAAATAGAAGGGCTGAGTCACCCCGGCGTCCACCCAATCCATCTCCAAGGCGTCGTGCTGATTCTCCTATTCGTCGTCGACCAGATCTTTCCCCTGTTAGGCGTGGTGACAGAAGACCAGGATCTCCAATTAGAAGACGTTCCCCTTCACCTAGAAGGCATAGGTCACCAATGCG GAGGGGTCGTGGCAGCTTATCACCTCGCAGACGCTCCCCGGGGCCTCCTAGGCGCTCACCTGGGCCTCCCAGACGGCG GTCACCACCACCAAGGAGATTGAGGAGTCCTCCAAgaaggccaccaccaccacctccccgTCGTCACAGTCGCtcccctcctcctcgccgccctcTTCACTCCCGCTCTAGATCGATTTCTCCTCGCAG CAGGGGGCGAGGACCACCATTGAGGCGTGGAAGGTCGGATTCATCATATTCTGCATCACCCAGTCCTCCAAGAAAG GGACCAAGAAGGGTGTCAAGGAGCCGCAGCCCTAGAAG GCCTCCCAGAGGAAGGAGCGGATCTAGCGACAGCGGGAGCAGCAGCTCTTCCCCAACCCCAAGGCGCAGGTAG
- the LOC123445573 gene encoding serine/arginine-rich splicing factor SR45 isoform X4 — MAKPRRGRSGSRSSSGSSSRSASSGSSRSRSRSRSRSLSSSSSSPARTRGRSPPAAKRSSPGAKKGRSPSPPLKKGSPSRKGRSASPPPKKASPPRKASPPPQSVVLHVDHLSRNVNEAHLKEIFGSYGEVVNVELSMDKFVNLPRGYGYIEFKKRTDAEKALLYMDGGQIDGNVVKLKFTLPPRQKASSPLKPPPPPPRRDAPQNDKVAIGAEKDAQQRPGGSSPRKKPPSPPRKRSPPNRRAESPRRPPNPSPRRRADSPIRRRPDLSPVRRGDRRPGSPIRRRSPSPRRHRSPMRRGRGSLSPRRRSPGPPRRSPGPPRRRSPPPRRLRSPPRRPPPPPPRRHSRSPPPRRPLHSRSRSISPRRGRGPPLRRGRSDSSYSASPSPPRKGPRRVSRSRSPRRPPRGRSGSSDSGSSSSSPTPRRR, encoded by the exons ATGGCGAAGCCCCGCCGCGGCCGCTCAGGctcgcggtcctcgtcgggctcctcctcccgctccgcctcctcgggctcctcccgctCGCGCTCGcgctcccgctcccgctccctctcctcctcctcgtcctcgcccGCCCGCACCCGGGGCCGCTCCCCTCCCGCCGCCAAGCGCAG TTCACCTGGAGCAAAGAAAGGGCGATCACCTTCACCCCCTCTCAAAAAAGGGTCACCATCAAGGAAAGGCCGCTCAGCATCTCCCCCACCGAAGAAAGCTTCACCTCCTAG GAAAGCATCTCCCCCTCCTCAGTCGGTTGTTCTACACGTTGATCATCTATCCAGAAATGTGAATGAGGCTCATTTGAAGGAGATATTTG GAAGTTATGGCGAAGTGGTGAATGTGGAGCTATCAATGGACAAATTT gttaaTCTCCCTCGTGGGTATGGATACATCGAGTTCAAGAAGAGGACTGATGCTGAGAAGGCTCTTCTTTACATGGATGGT GGGCAAATTGATGGAAATGTTGTCAAGCTGAAGTTCACACTGCCACCACGCCAAAAGGCTTCTTCACCTTTaaagccacctcctcctccccccagaAGAGATGCTCCTCAGAATGATAAAGTTGCTATTGGTGCTGAAAAGGATGCGCAGCAGCGCCCTGGGGGAT CATCTCCACGAAAGAAGCCACCTTCTCCTCCGCGAAAGAGGTCTCCTCCAAATAGAAGGGCTGAGTCACCCCGGCGTCCACCCAATCCATCTCCAAGGCGTCGTGCTGATTCTCCTATTCGTCGTCGACCAGATCTTTCCCCTGTTAGGCGTGGTGACAGAAGACCAGGATCTCCAATTAGAAGACGTTCCCCTTCACCTAGAAGGCATAGGTCACCAATGCG GAGGGGTCGTGGCAGCTTATCACCTCGCAGACGCTCCCCGGGGCCTCCTAGGCGCTCACCTGGGCCTCCCAGACGGCG GTCACCACCACCAAGGAGATTGAGGAGTCCTCCAAgaaggccaccaccaccacctccccgTCGTCACAGTCGCtcccctcctcctcgccgccctcTTCACTCCCGCTCTAGATCGATTTCTCCTCGCAG GGGGCGAGGACCACCATTGAGGCGTGGAAGGTCGGATTCATCATATTCTGCATCACCCAGTCCTCCAAGAAAG GGACCAAGAAGGGTGTCAAGGAGCCGCAGCCCTAGAAG GCCTCCCAGAGGAAGGAGCGGATCTAGCGACAGCGGGAGCAGCAGCTCTTCCCCAACCCCAAGGCGCAGGTAG
- the LOC123445573 gene encoding serine/arginine-rich splicing factor SR45 isoform X2 has protein sequence MAKPRRGRSGSRSSSGSSSRSASSGSSRSRSRSRSRSLSSSSSSPARTRGRSPPAAKRSSPGAKKGRSPSPPLKKGSPSRKGRSASPPPKKASPPRKASPPPQSVVLHVDHLSRNVNEAHLKEIFGSYGEVVNVELSMDKFVNLPRGYGYIEFKKRTDAEKALLYMDGGQIDGNVVKLKFTLPPRQKASSPLKPPPPPPRRDAPQNDKVAIGAEKDAQQRPGGSASPRKKPPSPPRKRSPPNRRAESPRRPPNPSPRRRADSPIRRRPDLSPVRRGDRRPGSPIRRRSPSPRRHRSPMRRGRGSLSPRRRSPGPPRRSPGPPRRRSPPPRRLRSPPRRPPPPPPRRHSRSPPPRRPLHSRSRSISPRRGRGPPLRRGRSDSSYSASPSPPRKGPRRVSRSRSPRRPPRGRSGSSDSGSSSSSPTPRRR, from the exons ATGGCGAAGCCCCGCCGCGGCCGCTCAGGctcgcggtcctcgtcgggctcctcctcccgctccgcctcctcgggctcctcccgctCGCGCTCGcgctcccgctcccgctccctctcctcctcctcgtcctcgcccGCCCGCACCCGGGGCCGCTCCCCTCCCGCCGCCAAGCGCAG TTCACCTGGAGCAAAGAAAGGGCGATCACCTTCACCCCCTCTCAAAAAAGGGTCACCATCAAGGAAAGGCCGCTCAGCATCTCCCCCACCGAAGAAAGCTTCACCTCCTAG GAAAGCATCTCCCCCTCCTCAGTCGGTTGTTCTACACGTTGATCATCTATCCAGAAATGTGAATGAGGCTCATTTGAAGGAGATATTTG GAAGTTATGGCGAAGTGGTGAATGTGGAGCTATCAATGGACAAATTT gttaaTCTCCCTCGTGGGTATGGATACATCGAGTTCAAGAAGAGGACTGATGCTGAGAAGGCTCTTCTTTACATGGATGGT GGGCAAATTGATGGAAATGTTGTCAAGCTGAAGTTCACACTGCCACCACGCCAAAAGGCTTCTTCACCTTTaaagccacctcctcctccccccagaAGAGATGCTCCTCAGAATGATAAAGTTGCTATTGGTGCTGAAAAGGATGCGCAGCAGCGCCCTGGGGGAT CAGCATCTCCACGAAAGAAGCCACCTTCTCCTCCGCGAAAGAGGTCTCCTCCAAATAGAAGGGCTGAGTCACCCCGGCGTCCACCCAATCCATCTCCAAGGCGTCGTGCTGATTCTCCTATTCGTCGTCGACCAGATCTTTCCCCTGTTAGGCGTGGTGACAGAAGACCAGGATCTCCAATTAGAAGACGTTCCCCTTCACCTAGAAGGCATAGGTCACCAATGCG GAGGGGTCGTGGCAGCTTATCACCTCGCAGACGCTCCCCGGGGCCTCCTAGGCGCTCACCTGGGCCTCCCAGACGGCG GTCACCACCACCAAGGAGATTGAGGAGTCCTCCAAgaaggccaccaccaccacctccccgTCGTCACAGTCGCtcccctcctcctcgccgccctcTTCACTCCCGCTCTAGATCGATTTCTCCTCGCAG GGGGCGAGGACCACCATTGAGGCGTGGAAGGTCGGATTCATCATATTCTGCATCACCCAGTCCTCCAAGAAAG GGACCAAGAAGGGTGTCAAGGAGCCGCAGCCCTAGAAG GCCTCCCAGAGGAAGGAGCGGATCTAGCGACAGCGGGAGCAGCAGCTCTTCCCCAACCCCAAGGCGCAGGTAG
- the LOC123445573 gene encoding serine/arginine-rich splicing factor SR45 isoform X1 has product MAKPRRGRSGSRSSSGSSSRSASSGSSRSRSRSRSRSLSSSSSSPARTRGRSPPAAKRSSPGAKKGRSPSPPLKKGSPSRKGRSASPPPKKASPPRKASPPPQSVVLHVDHLSRNVNEAHLKEIFGSYGEVVNVELSMDKFVNLPRGYGYIEFKKRTDAEKALLYMDGGQIDGNVVKLKFTLPPRQKASSPLKPPPPPPRRDAPQNDKVAIGAEKDAQQRPGGSASPRKKPPSPPRKRSPPNRRAESPRRPPNPSPRRRADSPIRRRPDLSPVRRGDRRPGSPIRRRSPSPRRHRSPMRRGRGSLSPRRRSPGPPRRSPGPPRRRSPPPRRLRSPPRRPPPPPPRRHSRSPPPRRPLHSRSRSISPRSRGRGPPLRRGRSDSSYSASPSPPRKGPRRVSRSRSPRRPPRGRSGSSDSGSSSSSPTPRRR; this is encoded by the exons ATGGCGAAGCCCCGCCGCGGCCGCTCAGGctcgcggtcctcgtcgggctcctcctcccgctccgcctcctcgggctcctcccgctCGCGCTCGcgctcccgctcccgctccctctcctcctcctcgtcctcgcccGCCCGCACCCGGGGCCGCTCCCCTCCCGCCGCCAAGCGCAG TTCACCTGGAGCAAAGAAAGGGCGATCACCTTCACCCCCTCTCAAAAAAGGGTCACCATCAAGGAAAGGCCGCTCAGCATCTCCCCCACCGAAGAAAGCTTCACCTCCTAG GAAAGCATCTCCCCCTCCTCAGTCGGTTGTTCTACACGTTGATCATCTATCCAGAAATGTGAATGAGGCTCATTTGAAGGAGATATTTG GAAGTTATGGCGAAGTGGTGAATGTGGAGCTATCAATGGACAAATTT gttaaTCTCCCTCGTGGGTATGGATACATCGAGTTCAAGAAGAGGACTGATGCTGAGAAGGCTCTTCTTTACATGGATGGT GGGCAAATTGATGGAAATGTTGTCAAGCTGAAGTTCACACTGCCACCACGCCAAAAGGCTTCTTCACCTTTaaagccacctcctcctccccccagaAGAGATGCTCCTCAGAATGATAAAGTTGCTATTGGTGCTGAAAAGGATGCGCAGCAGCGCCCTGGGGGAT CAGCATCTCCACGAAAGAAGCCACCTTCTCCTCCGCGAAAGAGGTCTCCTCCAAATAGAAGGGCTGAGTCACCCCGGCGTCCACCCAATCCATCTCCAAGGCGTCGTGCTGATTCTCCTATTCGTCGTCGACCAGATCTTTCCCCTGTTAGGCGTGGTGACAGAAGACCAGGATCTCCAATTAGAAGACGTTCCCCTTCACCTAGAAGGCATAGGTCACCAATGCG GAGGGGTCGTGGCAGCTTATCACCTCGCAGACGCTCCCCGGGGCCTCCTAGGCGCTCACCTGGGCCTCCCAGACGGCG GTCACCACCACCAAGGAGATTGAGGAGTCCTCCAAgaaggccaccaccaccacctccccgTCGTCACAGTCGCtcccctcctcctcgccgccctcTTCACTCCCGCTCTAGATCGATTTCTCCTCGCAG CAGGGGGCGAGGACCACCATTGAGGCGTGGAAGGTCGGATTCATCATATTCTGCATCACCCAGTCCTCCAAGAAAG GGACCAAGAAGGGTGTCAAGGAGCCGCAGCCCTAGAAG GCCTCCCAGAGGAAGGAGCGGATCTAGCGACAGCGGGAGCAGCAGCTCTTCCCCAACCCCAAGGCGCAGGTAG
- the LOC123445574 gene encoding DNA mismatch repair protein MLH1: MEVDDAAPRGGEPPRIRRLEESVVNRIAAGEVIQRPSSAVKELVENSIDAGSSTISVTVKDGGLKLIQVSDDGHGIRCEDLPILCERHTTSKLSAYEDLQTIKSMGFRGEALASMTYVGHVTVTTITEGQLHGYRVSYRDGVMENDPKPCAAVKGTQIMVENLFYNMVARRKTLQNSNDDYPKIVDFISRFAVHHINVNFSCRKHGANRADVHSGSTSSRLDAIRNVYGASVVRDLMEIQVSDENAVDEIFKMDGFISNANYVAKKTTMILFINDRLVDCTSLKRATEFVYSAILPQASKPFIYMSINLPPEHVDVNIHPTKKEVSLLNQERIIEKIKDAIEEKLVNCNNTRIFQTQALNPSALTQANTRKDMGTEVSTPTGEKSQKIPVSQIVRTDPRDPSGRLHTYWQGQTSNLEKKSDLVAVRNIVRSRRNPKDAGDLSSRHELVTEIDSNLHPGLFDIVKNCTYVGVADEVFALIQHNTLLYLVNVVNVSKELMYQQALCRFGNFNAIKLSEPAPLLELLRMALKDDESMSDVNEKEKLEIAEVNTEILKENAEMINEYFSIHIDQGGNLTRLPVVLDQYTPDMDRLPEFMLSLGNDITWDVEKECFRTAAAAIGNFYALHPPILPNPSGKGIQLYKKNKDCMGSAEQADNNLPSTDEDDIDQELLAEAEAAWAQREWTIQHVLFPSMRLFLKPPKSMATDGTFVQIASLDKLYKIFERC, from the exons ATGGAGGTCGACGACGCGGCGCCGCGCGGCGGGGAGCCGCCCCGCATCCGGCGGctggaggagtcggtggtgaACCGCATCGCCGCGGGGGAGGTGATCCAGCGGCCCTCGTCGGCGGTGAAGGAACTCGTCGAGAACAGCATCGACGCCGGCTCCTCCACCATCTCCGTCACCGTCAAGGACGGGGGCCTCAAGCTCATCCAGGTCTCGGACGACGGCCACGGCATCCGG TGTGAGGACTTGCCAATATTGTGTGAGAGGCATACTACCTCAAAGTTGTCTGCATATGAGGATCTACAGACAATAAAGTCCATGGGGTTCAgaggggaggctttggccagtATGACTTATGTTGGCCATGTTACCGTGACAACAATAACAGAAGGCCAACTGCATGGCTACAG AGTTTCTTATAGGGATGGAGTAATGGAGAATGACCCAAAGCCCTGTGCTGCGGTTAAAGGAACTCAAATCATG GTTGAAAATTTATTCTACAATATGGTAGCTCGTAGGAAAACACTGCAGAACTCCAATGATGACTATCCAAAGATAGTGGACTTCATCAGTCGGTTTGCAGTCCATCACATCAATGTGAACTTCTCTTGCAGAAAG CATGGAGCCAATAGAGCAGATGTTCACAGTGGGAGCACATCTTCAAGGCTAGATGCTATCAGGAATGTCTATGGGGCTTCGGTTGTTCGTGATCTGATGGAAATACAGGTTTCAGATGAGAATGCTGTAGATGAAATATTCAAGATGGATGGTTTCATCTCAAATGCAAATTATGTGGCAAAGAAGACTACTATGATTCTTTTCATAAATG ATCGACTTGTAGATTGCACTTCTTTGAAAAGAGCTACTGAATTTGTGTACTCTGCAATACTGCCTCAAGcatcgaaacccttcatatacatGTCCATCAATCTTCCACCAGAACACGTGGATGTCAATATACATCCAACCAAAAAGGAG GTTAGCCTCTTAAATCAAGAGCGTATTATTGAAAAAATTAAAGATGCCATCGAGGAAAAACTGGTGAACTGTAATAACACAAGGATATTCCAAACTCAG GCACTAAACCCTTCAGCACTTACTCAAGCTAACACACGAAAGGACATGGGTACCGAGGTCAGCACGCCTACtg GAGAAAAATCTCAAAAGATTCCTGTGAGCCAAATTGTCAGAACAGATCCTCGCGATCCATCTGGAAGGTTGCACACCTATTGGCAAGGTCAAACTTCAAATCTTGAAAAGAAGTCTGACCTTGTTGCCGTAAG AAATATTGTAAGATCAAGAAGGAATCCAAAAGATGCTGGTGATTTGTCCAGTCGCCATGAGCTTGTTACAGAAATAGATTCTAACTTACATCCTG GCCTTTTCGATATTGTTAAGAATTGCACATATGTTGGAGTTGCGGATGAAGTTTTCGCTTTGATACAACACAATACCCTCTTATACCTTGTCAATGTGGTAAATGTTAG CAAAGAACTCATGTACCAACAAGCCTTGTGCCGTTTTGGGAACTTCAATGCTATAAAACTCAGTGAACCAGCTCCACTTCTGGAGTTGCTGAGAATGGCACTGAAAGATGACGAGTCAATGAGTGATGTAAATGAGAAGGAGAAACTAGAAATTGCAGAA GTGAACACTGAGATACTGAAAGAAAATGCTGAGATGATTAATGAGTACTtctctattcacattgatcaaggTGGCAACCTGACCAGACTTCCTGTTGTACTTGATCAGTACACTCCTGATATGGATCGCCTTCCAGAGTTCATGTTGAGTCTAGGAAATGAT ATTACCTGGGACGTTGAGAAAGAGTGCTTCAGAACGGCAGCAGCTGCTATCGGAAACTTCTATGCGCTTCATCCTCCCATCCTTCCAAATCCATCTGGCAAAGGCATTCAGTTATACAAGAAAAATAAAGATTGCATGGGAAGTGCTGAACAGGCTGATAACAATTTACCAAGTACAG ATGAAGATGACATCGATCAAGAGCTGCTTGCGGAAGCAGAGGCAGCATGGGCTCAACGTGAGTGGACCATCCAGCACGTCTTGTTCCCGTCGATGCGACTTTTCCTCAAGCCCCCTAAGTCGATGGCAACTGATGGAACGTTTGTCCAG ATTGCTTCTCTAGACAAGCTTTACAAGATCTTCGAGAGATGCTAG